Proteins from a genomic interval of Arvicanthis niloticus isolate mArvNil1 chromosome 26, mArvNil1.pat.X, whole genome shotgun sequence:
- the Skor1 gene encoding SKI family transcriptional corepressor 1 isoform X1 — translation MEVLTTQLGPGREGSSSPNSKQELQPYSGSSALKPNQVGETSLYGVPIVSLVIDGQERLCLAQISNTLLKNYSYNEIHNRRVALGITCVQCTPVQLEILRRAGAMPISSRRCGMITKREAERLCKSFLGEHKPPKLPENFAFDVVHECAWGSRGSFIPARYNSSRAKCIKCGYCSMYFSPNKFIFHSHRTPDAKYTQPDAANFNSWRRHLKLSDKSATDELSHAWEDVKAMFNGGTRKRTFSLQGGGGGGANSGSGGAGKGGAGGGGGPGCGSEMAPGPPPHKSLRCGEDEAAGPPGPPPPHPQRALGLAAAANGPAGPGGPGGSAGVRSYPVIPVPSKGFGLLQKLPPPLFPHPYGFPTAFGLCPKKDDPVLVAGEPKGGPGTGSGGGTGTAAGAGGPGAGHLPPGAGPGPGGGTMFWGHQPSGAAKDAAAVAAAAAAATVYPTFPMFWPAAGSLPVPPYPAAQSQAKAVAAAVAAAAAAAAAAAGGGGPESLDGAEPAKEGSLGTEERCPSALSRGPLDEDGADEALPPSLAPLPPPPPPPARKSSYVSAFRPVVKDAESIAKLYGSAREAYGSGPARGPVPGTGTGGGYVSPDFLSEGSSSYHSASPDVDTADEPEVDVESNRFPDEEGAQEDTEPSAPSTGGGPDGDQPAGPPSVTSSGADGPTDSADGDSPRPRRRLGPPPAIRSAFGDLVADDVVRRTERSPPSGGYELRESCGPLGGPAAAKVYAPERDEHVKSTAAAAALGPAASYLCTPETHEPDKEDNHSTTADDLETRKSFSDQRSVSQPSPANTDRGEDGLTLDVTGTQLVEKDIENLAREELQKLLLEQMELRKKLEREFQSLKDNFQDQMKRELAYREEMVQQLQIVRDTLCNELDQERKARYAIQQKLKEAHDALHHFSCKMLTPRHCTGNCSFKPPLLP, via the exons ATGGAGGTTCTCACCACTCAGCTGGGGCCGGGACGCGAGGGCAGCTCCTCTCCCAACTCCAAGCAAGAGCTGCAGCCCTACTCGGGATCCAGCGCCCTTAAACCCAACCAGGTGGGCGAGACGTCGCTGTACGGGGTGCCCATCGTGTCGCTGGTCATTGATGGGCAGGAGCGCCTTTGCCTAGCCCAGATCTCCAACACCCTGCTCAAAAACTACAGCTACAATGAGATCCACAACCGCCGCGTGGCCCTGGGCATCACGTGCGTGCAGTGCACGCCGGTGCAGCTGGAGATCCTGCGTCGGGCCGGGGCCATGCCCATCTCCTCTCGCCGCTGCGGTATGATCACAAAACGAGAGGCCGAACGCCTGTGCAAGTCGTTCCTGGGCGAGCACAAGCCGCCCAAGCTGCCCGAGAACTTCGCCTTTGACGTGGTGCACGAGTGCGCGTGGGGCTCTCGGGGCAGCTTCATCCCCGCCCGTTACAACAGCTCTCGCGCCAAGTGCATCAAGTGCGGTTACTGCAGCATGTATTTCTCACCCAACAAGTTCATCTTCCATTCGCACCGCACACCCGACGCCAAGTACACTCAGCCCGACGCCGCCAACTTTAACTCGTGGCGTCGGCACCTCAAACTCAGTGACAAGTCGGCCACCGACGAACTGAGCCACGCTTGGGAGGACGTCAAGGCTATGTTTAATGGCGGTACGCGCAAGCGGACCTTCTCCCTGCAAGGGGGCGGCGGAGGCGGCGCTAATAGCGGGTCTGGTGGTGCCGGGAAGGGCGGCGCTGGTGGCGGTGGCGGTCCGGGGTGCGGCTCAGAGATGGCCCCAGGCCCACCGCCCCACAAAAGTCTGCGCTGCGGTGAAGACGAGGCGGCTGGGCCTCCCGGGCCACCTCCACCGCATCCGCAGCGCGCACTTGGCCTGGCGGCCGCAGCTAATGGCCCTGCAGGACCTGGAGGGCCTGGGGGCAGCGCGGGGGTTCGCAGCTACCCGGTGATTCCGGTGCCCAGCAAAGGTTTTGGCCTCCTGCAAAAGCTGCCCCCGCCTCTCTTCCCGCATCCTTACGGTTTCCCCACAGCCTTCGGCCTATGTCCTAAAAAGGACGACCCAGTGTTGGTTGCCGGAGAACCCAAGGGAGGCCCTGGCACTGGGAGCGGTGGGGGCACTGGCACCGCCGCGGGTGCCGGTGGCCCGGGAGCTGGCCACTTGCCCCCAGGAGCAGGGCCGGGCCCTGGTGGTGGCACAATGTTCTGGGGACATCAACCTTCCGGCGCAGCCAAGGACGCAGCAGCGGTTGCTGCGGCAGCTGCCGCCGCCACTGTGTACCCGACGTTTCCCATGTTCTGGCCAGCAGCCGGGAGCCTCCCGGTGCCTCCTTACCCGGCCGCGCAGAGCCAAGCTAAGGCCGTAGCGGCCGCGGTGgctgcggctgctgctgctgcggcggcggcggctggcGGGGGCGGTCCGGAGTCTTTGGACGGTGCGGAGCCAGCTAAGGAGGGCAGCCTCGGGACGGAGGAGCGCTGCCCAAGCGCTCTATCCCGCGGGCCCCTGGACGAGGACGGTGCGGACGAGGCGCTGCCACCGTCCCTGGCTCCCCTACCCCCTCCGCCACCGCCACCTGCCCGCAAAAGCTCCTACGTGTCAGCCTTCCGACCGGTAGTCAAGGACGCGGAGAGCATCGCTAAGCTCTACGGCAGCGCGCGCGAGGCCTATGGCTCCGGACCTGCTCGCGGGCCAGTGCCAGGCACCGGGACCGGAGGGGGCTACGTGAGCCCGGACTTTCTGAGCGAGGGCAGCTCCAGCTATCATTCTGCCTCGCCCGACGTGGACACCGCGGATGAACCGGAGGTGGACGTAGAGTCCAACCGCTTCCCCGACGAGGAGGGAGCCCAGGAAGACACCGAGCCCAGCGCACCCAGCACGGGAGGTGGCCCAGACGGCGACCAGCCTGCTGGGCCCCCATCTGTCACCTCCTCAGGCGCAGACGGCCCCACAGACTCTGCGGATGGCGATAGCCCTCGTCCTCGCCGCCGCCTCGGGCCACCGCCCGCTATCAGATCCGCATTCGGGGACCTGGTGGCCGACGATGTGGTGCGGAGAACTGAGCGGAGCCCACCGAGCGGCGGCTATGAGCTGCGAGAGTCTTGCGGGCCCCTAGGAGGCCCCGCGGCGGCCAAG GTGTACGCGCCTGAGAGGGACGAACACGTGAAGAgtacggcggcggcggcggcgctggGGCCCGCGGCCTCGTACCTCTGCACCCCAGAGACCCACG AGCCAGATAAAGAAGACAATCACTCGACGACAGCTGACGACTTGGAAACCAGAAAATCCTTTTCAGACCAAAGGAGTGTCTCCCAGCCAAGCCCCGCAAATACAGATCGAG GCGAAGATGGGCTCACTTTGGATGTCACAGGAACTCAACTGGTGGAGAAAGATATCGAGAACCTGGCCAGAG AAGAATTGCAGAAACTGCTTCTGGAGCAAATGGAGCTTCGAAAGAAGCTGGAGAGGGAGTTCCAGAGTCTCAAAG ATAATTTTCAGGATCAAATGAAGAGGGAATTGGCTTATCGGGAAGAAATGGTGCAACAGCTGCAGATTGTCAGAG ATACCTTGTGTAACGAACTGGACCAGGAGAGGAAGGCCCGCTATGCCATCCAGCAGAAATTAAAAG AAGCTCACGACGCCCTGCACCACTTCTCCTGCAAGATGCTGACACCCCGGCACTGCACCGGCAACTGCTCCTTCAAGCCTCCGCTGTTGCCCTAG
- the Skor1 gene encoding SKI family transcriptional corepressor 1 isoform X2, with product MALLCGLGQVTLRLWVPLPFLPENRIGFLAAGAFLRSGGMEVLTTQLGPGREGSSSPNSKQELQPYSGSSALKPNQVGETSLYGVPIVSLVIDGQERLCLAQISNTLLKNYSYNEIHNRRVALGITCVQCTPVQLEILRRAGAMPISSRRCGMITKREAERLCKSFLGEHKPPKLPENFAFDVVHECAWGSRGSFIPARYNSSRAKCIKCGYCSMYFSPNKFIFHSHRTPDAKYTQPDAANFNSWRRHLKLSDKSATDELSHAWEDVKAMFNGGTRKRTFSLQGGGGGGANSGSGGAGKGGAGGGGGPGCGSEMAPGPPPHKSLRCGEDEAAGPPGPPPPHPQRALGLAAAANGPAGPGGPGGSAGVRSYPVIPVPSKGFGLLQKLPPPLFPHPYGFPTAFGLCPKKDDPVLVAGEPKGGPGTGSGGGTGTAAGAGGPGAGHLPPGAGPGPGGGTMFWGHQPSGAAKDAAAVAAAAAAATVYPTFPMFWPAAGSLPVPPYPAAQSQAKAVAAAVAAAAAAAAAAAGGGGPESLDGAEPAKEGSLGTEERCPSALSRGPLDEDGADEALPPSLAPLPPPPPPPARKSSYVSAFRPVVKDAESIAKLYGSAREAYGSGPARGPVPGTGTGGGYVSPDFLSEGSSSYHSASPDVDTADEPEVDVESNRFPDEEGAQEDTEPSAPSTGGGPDGDQPAGPPSVTSSGADGPTDSADGDSPRPRRRLGPPPAIRSAFGDLVADDVVRRTERSPPSGGYELRESCGPLGGPAAAKVYAPERDEHVKSTAAAAALGPAASYLCTPETHEPDKEDNHSTTADDLETRKSFSDQRSVSQPSPANTDRGEDGLTLDVTGTQLVEKDIENLAREELQKLLLEQMELRKKLEREFQSLKDNFQDQMKRELAYREEMVQQLQIVRDTLCNELDQERKARYAIQQKLKEAHDALHHFSCKMLTPRHCTGNCSFKPPLLP from the exons ATGGCattgctgtgtggccttgggcaagtCACTCTCCGTCTCTGGGTCCCACTTCCTTTCCTACCTGAAAACAGGATTGGCTTCCTGGCAGCCGGGGCTTTCCTGAG GAGCGGCGGCATGGAGGTTCTCACCACTCAGCTGGGGCCGGGACGCGAGGGCAGCTCCTCTCCCAACTCCAAGCAAGAGCTGCAGCCCTACTCGGGATCCAGCGCCCTTAAACCCAACCAGGTGGGCGAGACGTCGCTGTACGGGGTGCCCATCGTGTCGCTGGTCATTGATGGGCAGGAGCGCCTTTGCCTAGCCCAGATCTCCAACACCCTGCTCAAAAACTACAGCTACAATGAGATCCACAACCGCCGCGTGGCCCTGGGCATCACGTGCGTGCAGTGCACGCCGGTGCAGCTGGAGATCCTGCGTCGGGCCGGGGCCATGCCCATCTCCTCTCGCCGCTGCGGTATGATCACAAAACGAGAGGCCGAACGCCTGTGCAAGTCGTTCCTGGGCGAGCACAAGCCGCCCAAGCTGCCCGAGAACTTCGCCTTTGACGTGGTGCACGAGTGCGCGTGGGGCTCTCGGGGCAGCTTCATCCCCGCCCGTTACAACAGCTCTCGCGCCAAGTGCATCAAGTGCGGTTACTGCAGCATGTATTTCTCACCCAACAAGTTCATCTTCCATTCGCACCGCACACCCGACGCCAAGTACACTCAGCCCGACGCCGCCAACTTTAACTCGTGGCGTCGGCACCTCAAACTCAGTGACAAGTCGGCCACCGACGAACTGAGCCACGCTTGGGAGGACGTCAAGGCTATGTTTAATGGCGGTACGCGCAAGCGGACCTTCTCCCTGCAAGGGGGCGGCGGAGGCGGCGCTAATAGCGGGTCTGGTGGTGCCGGGAAGGGCGGCGCTGGTGGCGGTGGCGGTCCGGGGTGCGGCTCAGAGATGGCCCCAGGCCCACCGCCCCACAAAAGTCTGCGCTGCGGTGAAGACGAGGCGGCTGGGCCTCCCGGGCCACCTCCACCGCATCCGCAGCGCGCACTTGGCCTGGCGGCCGCAGCTAATGGCCCTGCAGGACCTGGAGGGCCTGGGGGCAGCGCGGGGGTTCGCAGCTACCCGGTGATTCCGGTGCCCAGCAAAGGTTTTGGCCTCCTGCAAAAGCTGCCCCCGCCTCTCTTCCCGCATCCTTACGGTTTCCCCACAGCCTTCGGCCTATGTCCTAAAAAGGACGACCCAGTGTTGGTTGCCGGAGAACCCAAGGGAGGCCCTGGCACTGGGAGCGGTGGGGGCACTGGCACCGCCGCGGGTGCCGGTGGCCCGGGAGCTGGCCACTTGCCCCCAGGAGCAGGGCCGGGCCCTGGTGGTGGCACAATGTTCTGGGGACATCAACCTTCCGGCGCAGCCAAGGACGCAGCAGCGGTTGCTGCGGCAGCTGCCGCCGCCACTGTGTACCCGACGTTTCCCATGTTCTGGCCAGCAGCCGGGAGCCTCCCGGTGCCTCCTTACCCGGCCGCGCAGAGCCAAGCTAAGGCCGTAGCGGCCGCGGTGgctgcggctgctgctgctgcggcggcggcggctggcGGGGGCGGTCCGGAGTCTTTGGACGGTGCGGAGCCAGCTAAGGAGGGCAGCCTCGGGACGGAGGAGCGCTGCCCAAGCGCTCTATCCCGCGGGCCCCTGGACGAGGACGGTGCGGACGAGGCGCTGCCACCGTCCCTGGCTCCCCTACCCCCTCCGCCACCGCCACCTGCCCGCAAAAGCTCCTACGTGTCAGCCTTCCGACCGGTAGTCAAGGACGCGGAGAGCATCGCTAAGCTCTACGGCAGCGCGCGCGAGGCCTATGGCTCCGGACCTGCTCGCGGGCCAGTGCCAGGCACCGGGACCGGAGGGGGCTACGTGAGCCCGGACTTTCTGAGCGAGGGCAGCTCCAGCTATCATTCTGCCTCGCCCGACGTGGACACCGCGGATGAACCGGAGGTGGACGTAGAGTCCAACCGCTTCCCCGACGAGGAGGGAGCCCAGGAAGACACCGAGCCCAGCGCACCCAGCACGGGAGGTGGCCCAGACGGCGACCAGCCTGCTGGGCCCCCATCTGTCACCTCCTCAGGCGCAGACGGCCCCACAGACTCTGCGGATGGCGATAGCCCTCGTCCTCGCCGCCGCCTCGGGCCACCGCCCGCTATCAGATCCGCATTCGGGGACCTGGTGGCCGACGATGTGGTGCGGAGAACTGAGCGGAGCCCACCGAGCGGCGGCTATGAGCTGCGAGAGTCTTGCGGGCCCCTAGGAGGCCCCGCGGCGGCCAAG GTGTACGCGCCTGAGAGGGACGAACACGTGAAGAgtacggcggcggcggcggcgctggGGCCCGCGGCCTCGTACCTCTGCACCCCAGAGACCCACG AGCCAGATAAAGAAGACAATCACTCGACGACAGCTGACGACTTGGAAACCAGAAAATCCTTTTCAGACCAAAGGAGTGTCTCCCAGCCAAGCCCCGCAAATACAGATCGAG GCGAAGATGGGCTCACTTTGGATGTCACAGGAACTCAACTGGTGGAGAAAGATATCGAGAACCTGGCCAGAG AAGAATTGCAGAAACTGCTTCTGGAGCAAATGGAGCTTCGAAAGAAGCTGGAGAGGGAGTTCCAGAGTCTCAAAG ATAATTTTCAGGATCAAATGAAGAGGGAATTGGCTTATCGGGAAGAAATGGTGCAACAGCTGCAGATTGTCAGAG ATACCTTGTGTAACGAACTGGACCAGGAGAGGAAGGCCCGCTATGCCATCCAGCAGAAATTAAAAG AAGCTCACGACGCCCTGCACCACTTCTCCTGCAAGATGCTGACACCCCGGCACTGCACCGGCAACTGCTCCTTCAAGCCTCCGCTGTTGCCCTAG